Within Acinetobacter sp. LoGeW2-3, the genomic segment AGCAAGATATCGGTGATTATCAGGTTGAACAGCTGGTACATATTGAAGCCAGCTGGCATGAACACAAAGGTACAGGTGTGGTGAATGAAACCCGATTTGTAGCCAACTTACCCTTTCAGGAGCATGGTCTGGAACTGGGTGCAATTGTGGCAACAGCAGATCCACGCAGGAAAGATTTTAAAAAGTTGCTGCAACTGCATCAGGAAGCATCACCCAAATTTCGCGGTATCCGTAAAATGGCATCCTTCCATCCGGATAAAGGGATCCATGCCTGGGCTGATGAACCGCATCTATATCTCAATAAAAAATTCCTAAAAGGCTTTGAACATCTAGCCAAAGCCGGGCTCAGTTTTGATGCCTGGGTTTATTCCACCCAGATTGCTGACGTGATTCATCTCGCCAAAACCTTTCCAGAAACGCCGATTGTGCTGGATCACCTCGGTACGCCTGTCGGAATCTTTGGCAAGGTTGGCAAAGGTACTGGCAAGACGGCACAAGAAAGACAACAAATTCTGGAAAACTGGCAAGCAGATCTGGCGAAACTGGCAGAATGCCCAAATGTCATGACTAAAATCTCCGCATTATTTATGCCGGTTCTAGGTCATAATTTTCATAAGCAGCGACAATTAGCTTCCAAAGCTGAACTGATTGAATATGCGACTCCTCTGATTCAGCATGCACTAAAATGCTTTGGGACAAATCGCAGCATGTTTGCTTCTAATTTCCCCATGGACCGGGTCAGTGCAAATCTGGTCGATATTATTGATGCATTTAGCGATATCGTGCATGGTTATGATGAAAATGCCTTAAAGCCTGTGTTCTATGACAATGCTAAAACATTTTATCGATTATAAAGCAGAGCTATTCCATACTTTAGATTCATCATGTCAGTTTCAGTCAAAAAAATGGATGTGTGGTTTTGATTGAGTGTCTATATATTCTTTTTTTTTAATCTATGGATGGCAGCCTCAACTCGCAGTACTTGCTGGCATCCTCGGTGGTCTTAGCTTTAGCTATCGAGCAACTTAAATGATTATTTTTAATTGAAAAAGAATAAAAAAATCCTGCTTTTAGGGAGGATTTTTTTATATCGTCACTTTTACAGGTTTATTTTTTGGCTAATGTAGCCTGATTCACTGGCTTCCCGTATTGATCTGCCATCACTTCTACCAGTTGATCAGCATTCAGATACTTCTGAATCACTACGTCAATATCTGCTTTGGTCAAAGCTGCCACCGCGCGGTCACGCTTCTGGCGATAATTCAGGTCACGGTTTCGTTCCAGTTGAGGAACCAACATGCTATGAATACGGCGGTCATCTTCCAGTGAAGTCACTCGTTTTTTTAGAATACTAGCTTTAGCAGCTTCAACTTCCTGTGCAGTGACGCCTTTGCTGCGTAGCTCAGCAATGACCTTACGTATAGAATCCGATACTTGAGCAGATCGTCCTGCAGTATAGTTTGCGCCAAAGGCCAAGGCACCAGCATTATCCCATTCAGCGAAATCTACATTAGCACTGAAGCCATAAACCAAGGCATTCTTTTCACGTAATTCCTGGGCTAAACGTGAAGACAGTTGTGATTCACCTAAAATGTGTCTTAACACTAAAAGGGCCGGTACATCCGGATGATCCGCCCCCACTGGAATTGAAATAGCGGCTACATAGCTACCAAACTCACGCTGTTCTGATAATGCATGTACCTTTTCAGCAGTACGCGCAACATATTGAGACTCTAGGCGTGCATAAGGCTCACTGCTATTCCAACTTTCAAATTCCTGCTTAATCAGTGCCTGCATTACTTTTGGTTTAAAGTCACCAGTCACTGCAACTCGGGCATGATGAGTTTTAAAGAAACGCTGATATAGCTGCTGAACCTGTTCACGTGTCGCTGCCTGAATCTGCTGTTTGGACAAGTCAGGTTCAAAGTGATAACGCAAATCACCCGGTTCATAACGCTCTAACAGTCGCGCAAAGGTCAGACCGGTCACCGTATCCGGTTCAGTATAAGGACGATCCAGACTGGATAAGGATTGAGACTTGATCAGGTCAAACTGGCTCTGCTCGAAAGTTGGATTTTTCAGTACATCCAGAATGTATTTGAAATACTCTTCAAAATGTTCTTTCTTGGCTGAAATCGAAATATTTAGACCATTGCCTGATGCACTGACATTCGCCGAGCCACTCACTTCAATGGTCTTATCTGAAATCTGTTGCAGGCTCTGAGTTTCAGAGGCACGCATAATTAGATAAGCCATCAAATCCAGCAATTCACCCTTATGCTTGAGTGTTTCAGCTGTACCGAAATCTAAGGCAATGGTGGAGTAAACTTTATCGTCTCGAGTCTGGGTTGGAAATAACGCATATTGGATGCCATTATTCAGCTTGCCGCGTTGGATCTGCTTTTCTTTGCTAGTGAGCAGCTTTTTAGACTCCTTCACATATTGCTTCACTTCAGCCTGATAAACAGAAACATCTTTTAATGGCTCTTCAGTGATAGCCTGCTGATCCAAGGTCGGTTTAGCTTCTGCAAGCTGCTCTTGTTGTTTGGCTTTTTTCTGATCTTCAGGAGTCGGTACAATATTGCCCTGAATGCGATATTCCGCCTTGAAGAAATCTTTATAGATATTATTAGCATCAGCCACAGTCAGGTTTTGAATCTCATTCAAATCCCTAAAATATTTGGTCCAGTCTCCATTCGATGATGCAATATAATCACTCAAGCGTGAACCTAAAGCTGCTGCATTATTTTTAATATTTTCAGCTGCATTGCGGGTCATATTTTTGACACGATTTAGCTCAGTTTCATTAAAGCCTTTGCCCTGCTCGACACCGGTTTGCAACGCCTGTTCGACCTTTTTCGCATCATGATTCGGCGCATAGACCGCCCCCATGAACACCATATTCATGTCTTTATCCAGCCAGGTGGCAGACTGCACAGCTGTCGCAGTTCCTTGCTCCACAACCCCCTGATACAGATGCCCGCTCGGTTGCAAGGTATACAACGTTGGTGTTACTGACAAAGCAGTTTGCTTAGGTACTTCTGAACGGTTCAGATAAATATTAAATTTGGCAAAATCACTACCCTTGGCTACGGTAAACTGACGCTGTTTAATTTGTTCAGGACGTAACTCCGGCACTTTAGGCTGCTCTGGTACTGGGCGTGCCTTGATCGGACTAAAATGCTGGTCGATATATTTTAGCACCTGTTTCTTATCGAACTTGCCTGAAATCACCATGTAGGCATTATTTGGCGCATACCAGGTCCGGTAGAACTGATTCAGTTCCTGCATATTGATCGATTGCAGCTCGTTTAAATCGCCAATTGGCAAACGGCCAAGATGCTGGTTACCATAAGCTGATTTAAAGATCTGGTCCATCAGCACTGAAAATGGCTGATCCAGACGAATTTCACGTTCACGTTTAACGATATCAATTTCGGTCGGTACATATTTTTCTTGTAGTACCAGCTTGTCCATACGTTCTGCTTCTAGCTGAATCACCGCAGCCAGTGCAGTGCTTTCAGGACGAACCAGATTGGTATATTTAGTGGAGTAATAATCTGTACTGGCATTCGATGAGAGTGTGTACTGATCCAGACGGCGCTGGAATTCATCACCTTTAATATTTTCAGTGCCTTTA encodes:
- a CDS encoding amidohydrolase family protein, which produces MQLNFPIIDPHIHQWDPYHTPHAAALAVKLFGKHPRLLDRMVRLLNPKPVIETIGLTEHITAPYLPANYQQDIGDYQVEQLVHIEASWHEHKGTGVVNETRFVANLPFQEHGLELGAIVATADPRRKDFKKLLQLHQEASPKFRGIRKMASFHPDKGIHAWADEPHLYLNKKFLKGFEHLAKAGLSFDAWVYSTQIADVIHLAKTFPETPIVLDHLGTPVGIFGKVGKGTGKTAQERQQILENWQADLAKLAECPNVMTKISALFMPVLGHNFHKQRQLASKAELIEYATPLIQHALKCFGTNRSMFASNFPMDRVSANLVDIIDAFSDIVHGYDENALKPVFYDNAKTFYRL
- a CDS encoding M16 family metallopeptidase; translation: MSLRIKKLTLSMFLMGAATLSFAQPVLVKTEQNIEEYKLDNGLRIVLAPNDKENKTFMNTVYFTGSLNDPQGKGGLAHLLEHLAFKGTENIKGDEFQRRLDQYTLSSNASTDYYSTKYTNLVRPESTALAAVIQLEAERMDKLVLQEKYVPTEIDIVKREREIRLDQPFSVLMDQIFKSAYGNQHLGRLPIGDLNELQSINMQELNQFYRTWYAPNNAYMVISGKFDKKQVLKYIDQHFSPIKARPVPEQPKVPELRPEQIKQRQFTVAKGSDFAKFNIYLNRSEVPKQTALSVTPTLYTLQPSGHLYQGVVEQGTATAVQSATWLDKDMNMVFMGAVYAPNHDAKKVEQALQTGVEQGKGFNETELNRVKNMTRNAAENIKNNAAALGSRLSDYIASSNGDWTKYFRDLNEIQNLTVADANNIYKDFFKAEYRIQGNIVPTPEDQKKAKQQEQLAEAKPTLDQQAITEEPLKDVSVYQAEVKQYVKESKKLLTSKEKQIQRGKLNNGIQYALFPTQTRDDKVYSTIALDFGTAETLKHKGELLDLMAYLIMRASETQSLQQISDKTIEVSGSANVSASGNGLNISISAKKEHFEEYFKYILDVLKNPTFEQSQFDLIKSQSLSSLDRPYTEPDTVTGLTFARLLERYEPGDLRYHFEPDLSKQQIQAATREQVQQLYQRFFKTHHARVAVTGDFKPKVMQALIKQEFESWNSSEPYARLESQYVARTAEKVHALSEQREFGSYVAAISIPVGADHPDVPALLVLRHILGESQLSSRLAQELREKNALVYGFSANVDFAEWDNAGALAFGANYTAGRSAQVSDSIRKVIAELRSKGVTAQEVEAAKASILKKRVTSLEDDRRIHSMLVPQLERNRDLNYRQKRDRAVAALTKADIDVVIQKYLNADQLVEVMADQYGKPVNQATLAKK